A genomic segment from Triticum dicoccoides isolate Atlit2015 ecotype Zavitan chromosome 1A, WEW_v2.0, whole genome shotgun sequence encodes:
- the LOC119283136 gene encoding uncharacterized protein LOC119283136 — translation MAMAALVVVLSLLILPTGEAQERRPVEAHPHGLPFESPLALSPAAYDFFHPSEHAQRVAGAPELAPRGQPRGSVVRGAGASAASVARADHEEGGVAPVNTARRGGAVRAGVVAGVFVGAAVVVLAALGLAYAVARRRVGVAQGDAEVASGPKSNA, via the coding sequence atggcgatggcggcgctggTGGTGGTGCTCTCTCTCCTGATCCTGCCGaccggggaggcgcaggagaggcgCCCGGTGGAAGCGCACCCGCACGGGCTGCCGTTCGAGAGCCCGCTGGCACTGTCCCCGGCGGCGTACGACTTCTTCCACCCCAGTGAGCACGcccagcgcgtggccggcgcccccgagctcgcgccgcgCGGGCAGCCAAGGGGGTCGGTGGTCCGGGGCGCCGGCGCGTCCGCGGCGAGCGTGGCGAGGGCcgaccacgaggaagggggcgtggCGCCCGTCAACACGGCTCGACGTGGTGGAGCTGTCCGTGCGGGCGTGGTGGCCGGCGTGTTCGTCGGAGCCGCGGTGGTGGTCTTGGCGGCTCTCGGGCTAGCGTACGCGGTGGCGCGGCGCCGCGTGGGCGTCGCGCAAGGTGACGCTGAGGTGGCTAGCGGGCCGAAGTCGAATGCTTAA